One Bremerella cremea genomic window carries:
- the folE2 gene encoding GTP cyclohydrolase FolE2 has product MTPESPLSAQSGSAASLAGDAIRPLAMDTSPRLLPDVANDTAPQFQSAIDRVGMSGIEVAILVRGEDDVLMRTPARVDAYVSLDDPAIKGIHMSRLYLSLQNELHTEFSRKQIERILGRFLETHQGMSASAYLCFSFEHMIQRASLLSDNLAWRSYPIQVEALRKGDEVKYRVHVRLTYSSACPCSAALSRQLLQQQFEEQFYGHNWLSASTVLSWLGANSTLIAVPHSQRSHADITVDLDETRSDLPIEEIIQRTEGVLNTAVQAAVKRADEQEFARLNGENLMFCEDAARRMKSAIDQMEGVTDYRIQASHFESLHPHDAVAIVVKGVPGGLKP; this is encoded by the coding sequence ATGACTCCTGAGTCTCCTTTGTCCGCGCAATCTGGTTCGGCCGCTTCGTTGGCTGGGGATGCGATTCGTCCCCTGGCCATGGACACCTCTCCTCGTTTGCTGCCCGATGTGGCAAACGATACCGCTCCGCAGTTTCAATCGGCGATCGATCGGGTGGGGATGTCGGGGATCGAGGTGGCCATTCTCGTGCGCGGCGAAGATGATGTGTTAATGCGAACCCCTGCCAGGGTCGATGCTTACGTTAGCCTGGACGATCCGGCCATCAAAGGCATTCACATGTCGCGGCTCTATTTGAGCCTGCAGAACGAACTGCACACCGAGTTCTCGCGGAAGCAGATCGAACGCATTCTGGGGCGATTTCTGGAAACGCACCAAGGAATGAGCGCGTCGGCATACCTGTGTTTTTCGTTCGAGCACATGATTCAACGGGCCTCTTTGCTTTCCGATAACTTGGCTTGGCGGAGCTATCCCATCCAGGTCGAAGCGTTACGCAAAGGGGACGAGGTCAAGTATCGCGTGCATGTACGTTTGACCTATTCGAGCGCCTGTCCCTGTTCAGCGGCTCTTTCTCGCCAGCTCTTGCAGCAGCAATTTGAAGAGCAGTTCTATGGTCATAATTGGCTTAGTGCTTCGACGGTGCTTAGTTGGCTCGGGGCCAATAGCACCCTGATCGCCGTACCGCATAGCCAACGCAGCCATGCCGACATTACCGTAGACTTGGACGAAACTCGCAGCGACTTACCAATCGAAGAGATCATCCAGCGGACCGAAGGAGTGCTCAATACGGCTGTTCAGGCCGCCGTAAAGCGAGCCGACGAGCAAGAGTTCGCCCGTTTGAATGGCGAGAATTTGATGTTCTGCGAAGATGCTGCCCGGCGGATGAAATCGGCCATCGACCAGATGGAAGGTGTCACCGACTACCGCATTCAAGCCAGTCACTTCGAAAGCTTGCACCCGCACGATGCCGTGGCAATTGTCGTAAAAGGTGTGCCAGGCGGGCTGAAGCCGTAA
- a CDS encoding vWA domain-containing protein — MGIVLLSVTLVAGCGENVEFSNPFDKEKKPAAKQDAKPASQPKKQDQKPKVDKEALARQQMIKQTSLRGGGTSRFGESGRSVGANATVGDNVFRMQKEIASSVDFAPTMLVWVVDSTVSATELRDDWAKAAKKLYSEFDKNGLPSGKPPKDLATAIVSFGEKANFVLEEPTSDFQEVIASIDKIPRDDSGKEATFDTISQVLDKYGPLKSQQLRELLVVVVTDEAGDDWQNVDAVVEKANSTGVRLYAIGVPAPMGRMVAEVPPGESRSDGQMAMIQGPETRHSQRINMKFSSGGFGGEDVDSGYGPFGLGYLAYQTRGEFLVSRLRSAPWPGSAMRFSDEVMRKYPPQYLTEQAYQAMLAENKALDALDRAAGQGQVEAMAYPSSQFVVLDEARLKNALDGAQRIAARLEPLVNAVYEPLAAGEKDRDKIQDKRWQASYDLALGRAAANKARVDGYNQMLAILKGGRKFEDPTHNTWKLEPADSLEEAGSRLEKMRLQAKQYLERVIKEHPDTPWAYFAERELEMPIGWKWAEY; from the coding sequence ATGGGTATCGTACTGCTGAGCGTGACGCTGGTCGCTGGCTGTGGCGAAAATGTGGAGTTCAGCAATCCCTTCGACAAAGAGAAAAAGCCCGCCGCCAAACAAGATGCCAAGCCGGCCTCGCAGCCGAAGAAGCAAGACCAGAAGCCGAAGGTCGACAAAGAAGCACTTGCCAGGCAGCAAATGATTAAGCAGACGTCGCTGCGTGGTGGCGGAACGAGCCGTTTTGGCGAAAGTGGTAGAAGCGTCGGCGCGAACGCCACGGTGGGGGACAATGTCTTCCGCATGCAAAAGGAAATCGCCAGCAGCGTCGATTTCGCCCCGACGATGTTGGTTTGGGTGGTCGACTCCACGGTCAGCGCGACTGAGTTACGCGACGACTGGGCGAAAGCGGCCAAGAAGCTTTACTCGGAATTTGACAAAAACGGTCTCCCGAGTGGCAAGCCTCCGAAAGATCTTGCTACCGCGATTGTCAGCTTTGGCGAGAAAGCGAATTTCGTGCTGGAAGAGCCGACGTCCGACTTCCAGGAAGTGATTGCCAGCATCGATAAGATTCCGCGTGATGATTCCGGCAAGGAAGCAACCTTCGACACGATTAGTCAGGTACTCGACAAGTACGGTCCCTTAAAGTCGCAACAACTGCGCGAGCTGCTTGTGGTGGTGGTCACCGACGAAGCGGGGGACGATTGGCAGAATGTCGATGCCGTGGTCGAAAAGGCGAATTCGACCGGCGTGCGTTTGTATGCGATCGGCGTGCCTGCTCCGATGGGGCGGATGGTGGCCGAGGTGCCGCCCGGCGAAAGCCGTAGCGATGGCCAGATGGCGATGATTCAAGGGCCAGAGACGCGGCATTCGCAGCGCATCAATATGAAGTTCAGTTCTGGCGGCTTCGGTGGCGAAGATGTTGATAGTGGCTACGGTCCGTTTGGTTTGGGCTATCTCGCTTATCAGACTCGGGGCGAGTTCCTGGTCTCGCGGCTGCGATCGGCACCTTGGCCAGGCAGTGCCATGCGATTCAGCGACGAAGTAATGCGGAAGTACCCACCGCAGTATCTTACCGAGCAAGCTTACCAAGCGATGCTGGCCGAAAACAAAGCACTCGACGCACTCGATCGCGCGGCTGGGCAAGGTCAAGTCGAAGCAATGGCTTATCCCTCTTCGCAGTTTGTGGTGCTTGATGAAGCCCGTTTGAAGAACGCTTTGGATGGCGCTCAGCGAATTGCTGCTCGCTTGGAGCCCTTGGTGAATGCCGTCTACGAACCTTTGGCCGCTGGGGAAAAGGATCGTGACAAGATCCAAGATAAGCGTTGGCAGGCAAGCTACGATTTGGCCCTCGGCCGTGCTGCCGCGAACAAGGCTCGTGTCGATGGTTACAATCAAATGTTGGCGATCTTAAAGGGAGGACGCAAGTTTGAAGATCCTACGCACAACACTTGGAAGCTAGAACCAGCCGATTCCTTAGAAGAAGCGGGAAGCCGTTTAGAGAAGATGCGATTGCAGGCCAAGCAATACTTGGAACGGGTCATCAAAGAGCACCCTGATACGCCGTGGGCTTACTTCGCGGAACGTGAACTGGAAATGCCGATTGGCTGGAAGTGGGCTGAGTACTAA
- a CDS encoding endonuclease produces the protein MPIANVIGEERSCAWKQTATLDAPEANQAAAADESFVYAINNTMVAKYGRASGELVAKSEGDAQHLNSGFLHEGKLYCAHSNYPFKPESSIIKVLDVASMQLSDFHRFGHSPHGSLTVAVFKDEAWWCVFAVYGKGDNARTVLVKFDPAWQEQAVWTFPPSVVSDLGSSSISGGIWLGDEFLATGHDKKVIYRLKLPETGSVLMHTATCLTPFPGQGIAMDPKTGGLVGIHRQKRQVIFAEHASANP, from the coding sequence ATGCCTATTGCAAATGTTATCGGGGAAGAAAGGTCTTGTGCCTGGAAGCAAACTGCTACGTTAGACGCTCCAGAGGCCAATCAGGCCGCAGCGGCAGACGAGTCGTTTGTTTATGCGATCAATAACACCATGGTCGCCAAGTACGGACGGGCTAGTGGTGAGCTTGTTGCGAAAAGTGAAGGGGACGCGCAGCATCTTAACAGTGGATTTCTCCACGAAGGGAAGCTGTACTGTGCCCACTCGAATTATCCTTTCAAGCCAGAGTCGAGCATCATTAAGGTGCTTGATGTCGCGTCGATGCAGTTGAGCGACTTTCATCGCTTCGGGCATTCGCCACATGGCAGCCTAACCGTGGCGGTGTTTAAGGATGAGGCATGGTGGTGTGTGTTCGCGGTTTATGGCAAAGGGGACAATGCCCGCACGGTTCTAGTGAAGTTTGATCCCGCGTGGCAAGAGCAAGCCGTTTGGACCTTTCCCCCAAGCGTCGTGTCCGACTTGGGCTCGTCTAGTATCTCTGGTGGAATCTGGTTAGGGGACGAGTTCTTGGCGACGGGACACGATAAGAAGGTGATCTATCGGCTGAAGTTGCCAGAGACGGGTTCGGTTCTGATGCATACGGCAACTTGCCTAACCCCATTTCCCGGACAGGGGATCGCGATGGATCCGAAGACGGGCGGCTTAGTGGGAATTCATCGGCAGAAACGCCAAGTGATTTTCGCGGAGCATGCCTCGGCCAACCCTTAG
- a CDS encoding VOC family protein, translated as MTLAHLTIATQDSAATTEFLQTVFDWPLVPRPANVDPTTYWLDIGCGQQVHVLLVDEFQVSPFEKEFGRHFAFLFPAAKLKQIRERLAQQNVEVIPPIRPTPFERFFFRDPNGYMFEIIDQDKFVQET; from the coding sequence ATGACTTTAGCTCACCTGACCATCGCTACCCAAGACTCGGCCGCGACCACCGAGTTCCTGCAAACGGTCTTCGACTGGCCTTTGGTCCCTCGCCCGGCCAATGTCGACCCTACCACCTACTGGCTCGACATTGGCTGCGGGCAGCAAGTCCACGTGTTGCTGGTCGACGAATTTCAGGTCTCGCCGTTTGAAAAAGAGTTCGGACGGCACTTTGCGTTTCTTTTTCCCGCCGCTAAGCTGAAGCAAATTCGCGAGCGTCTGGCTCAACAGAACGTGGAAGTCATTCCGCCGATTCGTCCGACCCCGTTCGAGCGTTTCTTCTTTCGCGACCCGAACGGATATATGTTTGAAATCATCGACCAGGACAAGTTCGTCCAAGAAACCTAG
- a CDS encoding TatD family hydrolase — protein sequence MKFIDPHIHVTSRTTDDYEAMAAAGVAAIIEPAFWLGQPRTNIGSFQDYFSSLVGFEKFRAAQFGIRHYCTIGLNSKEANNEALAEQVMELMPLFLAKENVVAVGEIGFDDMTAAEEKYLRIQLEMAKEVNLPILIHTPHRNKKQGTYRSMDIIEEHEIPPHMVVIDHNNEETCEEVLRRGYWTAFTIYPKTKMGNERMVEVVKKYGAERIIIDSSADWGVSDPLAVPKTGNLMLERGIPQEHVELTCYKNALAAYGQSGQFEESDWLSPEPIDQRSLFEGNSVLRGGQTPRVDKPEDDRIIQ from the coding sequence ATGAAATTCATCGACCCGCACATTCACGTTACCTCGCGTACAACCGACGACTACGAAGCGATGGCTGCGGCCGGCGTTGCGGCGATTATTGAGCCGGCTTTCTGGCTCGGTCAGCCGCGGACCAATATCGGTTCGTTTCAAGACTACTTCAGCAGCCTGGTTGGGTTCGAGAAGTTTCGGGCAGCCCAATTTGGGATTCGCCATTACTGCACAATTGGCCTCAACTCGAAGGAAGCCAACAACGAGGCGCTCGCCGAACAGGTCATGGAATTGATGCCGCTGTTTCTGGCGAAAGAAAACGTCGTGGCCGTCGGCGAAATCGGCTTCGACGACATGACCGCCGCAGAAGAAAAGTACCTGCGTATTCAGCTAGAAATGGCCAAAGAAGTCAATCTACCCATCTTGATCCATACGCCTCATCGCAACAAAAAGCAGGGAACGTATCGGAGCATGGACATCATTGAAGAACATGAAATCCCACCCCATATGGTGGTCATCGATCACAACAACGAAGAGACGTGTGAAGAGGTCTTAAGACGCGGCTACTGGACGGCGTTTACCATCTATCCGAAGACCAAAATGGGGAACGAACGAATGGTAGAAGTCGTTAAAAAATATGGCGCTGAGCGAATCATTATCGATTCCTCCGCCGACTGGGGTGTGTCCGATCCGCTAGCGGTCCCGAAAACTGGCAATTTGATGCTAGAGCGGGGTATTCCCCAAGAGCACGTTGAGCTAACCTGTTACAAGAACGCTTTGGCAGCCTACGGCCAGAGCGGTCAGTTCGAGGAATCGGATTGGCTTTCCCCTGAACCTATTGATCAACGATCGTTGTTCGAAGGAAACAGTGTTCTCCGGGGAGGTCAGACCCCTCGTGTCGACAAGCCAGAAGACGATCGCATCATTCAATAA
- the hemB gene encoding porphobilinogen synthase, which yields MSATGHLGDYPRYRPRRNRQTAWSRRLVRENTLTADDLIWPIFVQPGRGKRTAVPSLPGVDRLTVDIAVEEAHRAASLGIPVIALFPATPSELKTPECEEAINPDNLVCQAVRAIKEANLDLGILCDVALDPYSSHGQDGLVRDGYVVNDETVEMLCRQAIVQAQAGCDIIAPSDMMDGRIGAIRNALDHDCYQHVQIMAYAAKYASAFYGPFRDAVGSSGNLGSGDKKTYQMDPANSDEALREVALDLKEGADMVMVKPGMPYLDIVYRVKENFSVPTYVYQVSGEYAMLHAAAGNGWLDLEKSMMESLMSFKRAGADGILTYYALKAAELLQKG from the coding sequence ATGTCCGCCACGGGTCACCTCGGAGATTACCCCCGCTACCGTCCTCGCCGCAACCGACAAACGGCCTGGTCTCGCCGACTGGTCCGCGAAAACACGCTGACGGCTGACGATTTGATTTGGCCTATTTTTGTCCAGCCAGGCCGAGGCAAGCGAACTGCGGTCCCCTCGTTACCAGGTGTCGATCGACTGACGGTAGATATTGCCGTGGAGGAAGCGCACCGGGCCGCCTCGCTCGGAATCCCGGTCATTGCCCTGTTCCCTGCTACCCCTTCCGAGCTAAAAACTCCGGAATGTGAAGAGGCAATCAATCCAGACAACTTGGTTTGCCAAGCGGTGCGAGCCATCAAAGAAGCGAACCTTGATCTGGGAATCTTGTGCGACGTAGCCCTCGATCCCTACTCGAGCCACGGCCAAGATGGCCTGGTCCGTGACGGTTATGTGGTCAACGACGAAACCGTTGAGATGCTTTGCCGGCAAGCGATTGTCCAAGCCCAAGCTGGCTGTGATATCATTGCCCCCAGCGACATGATGGACGGGCGAATCGGCGCAATTCGTAACGCTTTGGATCACGACTGCTATCAGCATGTCCAAATCATGGCCTACGCCGCCAAGTATGCGTCGGCCTTCTATGGCCCTTTTCGCGATGCGGTCGGTTCATCGGGCAATCTCGGCAGCGGTGATAAAAAAACCTACCAGATGGATCCCGCCAACTCCGACGAAGCCCTCCGCGAAGTGGCGCTCGACCTGAAGGAAGGGGCCGATATGGTAATGGTCAAACCGGGCATGCCGTACCTCGACATCGTATATCGCGTGAAAGAAAACTTCTCGGTGCCGACCTACGTTTACCAGGTCTCCGGCGAATACGCGATGCTGCACGCCGCAGCCGGCAACGGCTGGCTCGATTTAGAAAAGTCGATGATGGAAAGCTTGATGAGCTTTAAACGCGCCGGAGCTGATGGCATTTTGACTTACTACGCCCTTAAAGCAGCCGAATTGCTGCAAAAAGGTTAA
- a CDS encoding EboA domain-containing protein, translating to MSYTPIQLLENWILRQASDDGQAWLDTQREAVTTGEPKSLYMAFGFTPRKIGKADLQLTERDINDAAEARPGWQPQTWTIDQAARVLLLMSLPSEDDAAWFATIEKLFQTAEVREQICLYQALQLLPHQELFDDRLAEGIRTNIQTVFCAIAHCNPLPMELMQEPAWNQMVLKALFIGAALDPIEGLDQRVNPDLARMLIDFAHERRAAKRPIPVELWRVAAPFADEIALEDMKALYATGETLEKSAIALALVSTALDEADAILQTDPEIAKRAESGSITWREIAQQAYPS from the coding sequence ATGTCATACACGCCAATTCAGTTGCTAGAGAATTGGATCTTGCGACAAGCTTCCGATGACGGTCAAGCTTGGCTCGATACCCAGCGCGAAGCAGTCACCACGGGAGAACCCAAGTCGCTGTACATGGCCTTCGGTTTCACCCCTCGCAAGATCGGCAAAGCAGATCTGCAACTAACCGAGCGTGACATCAACGACGCCGCCGAGGCCCGCCCTGGCTGGCAACCTCAGACCTGGACCATCGATCAAGCGGCTCGCGTCTTGCTGCTGATGTCGTTGCCCAGCGAAGACGATGCGGCCTGGTTCGCGACGATTGAGAAACTCTTTCAAACGGCCGAGGTTCGCGAGCAGATCTGCTTGTATCAAGCTTTGCAGTTGCTGCCTCATCAGGAACTGTTCGACGACCGCTTGGCCGAAGGAATCCGCACCAACATTCAGACGGTTTTTTGTGCGATCGCCCACTGCAATCCTTTGCCGATGGAGCTCATGCAAGAGCCGGCCTGGAACCAGATGGTCTTAAAAGCCCTGTTCATCGGCGCGGCGCTCGATCCGATTGAAGGGCTCGACCAGCGTGTGAACCCAGACTTGGCTCGCATGCTAATCGACTTTGCCCACGAACGCCGTGCCGCGAAGCGGCCTATCCCAGTCGAGCTGTGGCGAGTCGCCGCCCCGTTCGCCGACGAGATCGCCTTGGAAGACATGAAAGCGTTGTATGCAACCGGCGAGACGCTAGAGAAATCGGCAATCGCCTTGGCTCTTGTTTCCACCGCCCTAGACGAAGCGGACGCGATCCTGCAAACCGATCCTGAAATAGCCAAGCGAGCCGAAAGCGGTAGCATCACTTGGCGAGAAATTGCCCAACAAGCTTACCCTTCGTAG
- a CDS encoding type 1 glutamine amidotransferase domain-containing protein codes for MPSEKTLQGKRILIFVGDIYEDLELWYPHLRLQEAGAETVLAGLEAGVTYDGKHTYPAKSDVAINDVDPSTFDGVVCPGGFMPDKLRREDKVKQLIRHFHEKDQLVAAICHGGWLLASAGICRGTRQTGSPGIKDDMVHAGVSWEDAEVVVDRHIVTSRNPGDLPAFCRAMIEVLEKQAT; via the coding sequence ATGCCATCTGAAAAGACACTCCAGGGAAAGCGTATTCTGATCTTTGTGGGCGATATCTACGAAGACCTGGAACTTTGGTATCCTCATCTTCGCTTGCAGGAAGCCGGGGCCGAAACGGTTTTGGCCGGGCTGGAAGCAGGCGTCACGTATGACGGCAAGCATACCTATCCTGCCAAGTCCGATGTGGCGATTAACGATGTCGATCCCAGCACGTTCGACGGTGTCGTGTGCCCTGGCGGCTTCATGCCAGATAAGCTGCGGCGCGAAGACAAGGTGAAGCAATTGATTCGCCACTTTCACGAGAAAGACCAATTGGTAGCGGCCATCTGCCACGGCGGCTGGCTTCTCGCTTCGGCAGGTATTTGCCGAGGGACGCGTCAAACCGGCTCGCCAGGGATTAAAGACGACATGGTCCACGCTGGCGTTAGCTGGGAAGATGCCGAAGTGGTGGTCGATAGGCACATTGTCACCAGTCGCAACCCAGGCGACTTACCGGCATTCTGCCGTGCGATGATTGAAGTGCTGGAGAAGCAAGCGACATGA
- a CDS encoding DUF1569 domain-containing protein translates to MSFHRNGASDRLSRRELNLQSFDEVLAEARSLSRVGYHRVSKWSLGQICDHVSRFMDDSIDGFKSTPRFAPLVRPFFRMMYMGKVLRNERIPAKMPTLKELEPDEWTEDAHALPQLEKAITRIQDPSTQFVTSPVFGNLTADQWRQVHLWHCQHHLEFLIPAARDAQANAPQA, encoded by the coding sequence ATGAGCTTTCATCGTAACGGCGCTAGCGACCGGTTGTCGCGGCGTGAGCTAAATCTCCAATCCTTCGACGAAGTCTTGGCAGAAGCCAGAAGCTTGTCTCGCGTTGGCTACCATCGCGTCTCCAAATGGTCACTCGGCCAGATCTGCGATCACGTTTCGCGATTTATGGACGACTCGATCGATGGCTTCAAATCGACTCCCCGCTTCGCCCCCTTGGTGCGTCCCTTTTTTCGCATGATGTACATGGGCAAGGTTCTGCGAAACGAACGGATCCCCGCCAAGATGCCAACCCTTAAAGAGTTGGAACCAGACGAATGGACCGAAGATGCCCACGCATTGCCTCAACTGGAGAAAGCAATTACTCGCATCCAAGATCCGAGCACGCAGTTCGTCACCTCGCCTGTGTTTGGTAATCTTACCGCCGACCAATGGCGTCAGGTTCACCTGTGGCACTGCCAGCATCATCTGGAATTCTTGATTCCAGCTGCTCGCGATGCCCAGGCCAATGCTCCCCAGGCGTAG
- a CDS encoding nucleotide pyrophosphohydrolase, producing MTHQDQPLTLRQAQDEVDRWIQTIGVRYFSELTNLAQLVEEVGEVARVISRTYGEQSFKPSDEKVELSDELADVLFVLICLANQTGVDLTDALKRNLDKKTKRDATRHQQNEKLK from the coding sequence GTGACTCACCAAGATCAGCCTCTAACCCTGCGTCAGGCTCAAGATGAAGTCGATCGGTGGATTCAAACGATCGGCGTGCGATACTTCTCGGAGTTGACCAACTTGGCGCAGTTGGTCGAAGAGGTCGGCGAAGTGGCCCGTGTTATTTCCCGCACGTACGGCGAGCAAAGCTTTAAACCTTCGGACGAGAAAGTGGAGCTCTCCGACGAACTCGCCGATGTCTTGTTCGTGCTGATTTGTCTGGCGAATCAAACCGGAGTCGATCTGACCGACGCGTTAAAGCGGAACTTAGACAAGAAGACGAAACGCGATGCGACCCGTCATCAGCAAAACGAAAAGCTGAAGTAA
- a CDS encoding ArnT family glycosyltransferase: MDVNDSQEATVWSPTHKIVLALLLTAVFLFQVGMQRESTDWGGDFAQYLSQARNVTRFHDMNDTGYVYNPDAPVIGPRAYPPLFPIFLAPLYAIFGVDYEALKIAMIALSIVTLVICSSFFARQLSPRNTLALVALLGFMPVFWEFNHWIISEHLFVVFWMLAMWLYQRDREDTSQPTQSIPRAILLGIVIYLAIGTRTVGIVLPPALILTELILYRRLTRYMMVCITSAVACYAIQKLLVPSGGSGYLDQLSQISVHSILYNLYADGGSFTYVWDNGYKEWLSKVSGIALTLVAIAGCVKANWPKPQFLFVASILYFILIVIWPGAAWARMIWPLYPGFLCWFLYACDKFPRTARQRNLITSALLIYTFGCYASYYYFADFSRISGPEDATAQEVFAQIEKRMPDDPNDVCLFFKPRVLTFYLERKSIGYPIDLNDAAAMHRTIDDHNVKLAVTRSEDPPEVPAMLAAEGFTQVWSNADFQIWQPSTQPSESEPAS, from the coding sequence ATGGATGTCAACGATTCGCAAGAAGCGACCGTTTGGTCCCCCACACACAAGATAGTATTAGCGCTGCTGCTGACGGCGGTCTTTTTGTTTCAAGTCGGCATGCAGCGGGAAAGCACCGACTGGGGAGGCGACTTTGCCCAATACTTAAGCCAAGCTCGCAACGTTACCCGTTTTCACGACATGAACGACACGGGCTACGTCTACAATCCCGATGCACCGGTGATTGGGCCCCGGGCGTATCCACCTCTTTTTCCTATTTTCCTGGCTCCCCTTTACGCCATTTTTGGTGTCGATTACGAAGCATTGAAGATCGCGATGATCGCCCTGTCGATCGTTACGCTAGTCATTTGCAGTAGTTTTTTTGCCCGGCAGTTGTCTCCCAGAAATACGTTGGCCTTGGTCGCCCTGCTAGGCTTTATGCCGGTCTTCTGGGAGTTCAATCACTGGATCATCTCTGAGCATCTGTTTGTGGTGTTCTGGATGCTGGCGATGTGGCTTTACCAGCGTGATCGCGAAGACACTTCGCAGCCGACACAAAGTATTCCGCGTGCCATTTTGCTGGGGATTGTCATTTATTTGGCAATTGGCACCCGCACGGTTGGGATTGTGCTGCCGCCGGCTTTGATTCTGACGGAACTAATTCTCTATCGTCGGCTAACGCGTTACATGATGGTCTGTATCACGTCGGCGGTGGCTTGCTATGCCATTCAAAAGTTGCTCGTCCCCTCAGGCGGCTCAGGCTATCTCGATCAGCTTTCGCAGATCTCCGTTCATTCGATTCTCTACAACCTTTACGCTGATGGAGGCTCGTTCACATACGTCTGGGATAACGGCTACAAGGAGTGGCTCTCGAAGGTCTCTGGCATTGCGCTCACCTTGGTGGCGATTGCTGGCTGCGTGAAAGCAAACTGGCCAAAGCCGCAGTTTTTGTTCGTGGCGAGTATTCTCTACTTCATTCTGATTGTCATCTGGCCGGGCGCGGCCTGGGCTCGCATGATCTGGCCGCTTTATCCAGGCTTTCTGTGCTGGTTCCTTTACGCCTGCGATAAGTTCCCACGTACCGCGCGGCAGCGGAACCTCATTACTTCGGCCTTGCTGATCTACACGTTTGGCTGCTACGCCAGCTACTATTACTTCGCCGATTTCAGCCGGATCTCTGGTCCGGAAGATGCCACTGCGCAGGAGGTCTTCGCCCAGATCGAGAAGCGAATGCCGGACGATCCCAACGATGTCTGTCTCTTCTTCAAACCGCGTGTACTGACCTTCTATTTAGAACGAAAGTCGATCGGCTATCCGATTGATCTGAACGACGCCGCGGCGATGCACCGCACCATCGACGATCACAACGTGAAGCTGGCCGTCACCCGCAGCGAAGACCCGCCAGAAGTCCCGGCCATGTTAGCAGCCGAGGGATTTACGCAGGTCTGGAGCAACGCCGATTTCCAAATCTGGCAGCCTTCGACCCAGCCCTCTGAGTCCGAGCCAGCCTCGTAA
- a CDS encoding YceH family protein, with protein MSQELDSPEPAWRPITKIQRRVIGVLVEKAKTTPDAYPMSLNGLTTGCNQKSNRDPQMNLESWEVEEALEQLRTMNAVAEVHGDGRVVKFRHYMKDWLGCDGNELAIMAELLLRGPQTVGELRGRAARMGKIPDMTSLQPLLDELQRKKLVIPLTPKGRGQMVTHGLYSEKELAEQRQQHGDGRPAAAETSPPGPSETAANTPSASPPAASPAPAASQPVAASAGSNDSEAISELRAEIAALKAELERVKKDVEDLWSSVT; from the coding sequence ATGTCCCAGGAACTAGATTCTCCCGAGCCCGCTTGGCGTCCAATCACAAAGATTCAGCGGCGGGTTATCGGGGTATTGGTAGAAAAGGCTAAGACTACCCCCGACGCCTATCCCATGTCGCTCAACGGTTTGACGACCGGTTGCAATCAAAAGAGCAACCGCGACCCACAAATGAACCTTGAAAGCTGGGAAGTCGAAGAAGCGCTGGAGCAACTGCGCACCATGAATGCAGTTGCCGAAGTCCACGGCGATGGGCGCGTGGTCAAGTTTCGTCACTACATGAAGGACTGGCTGGGCTGCGATGGCAACGAATTAGCTATCATGGCCGAGCTACTCCTGCGTGGCCCACAAACGGTTGGCGAACTTCGCGGCCGGGCGGCCCGCATGGGCAAAATTCCTGATATGACTAGCTTGCAGCCCTTGCTCGACGAACTGCAACGCAAGAAGTTAGTCATTCCGCTGACGCCCAAAGGCCGTGGCCAAATGGTTACCCACGGTCTCTACTCAGAAAAGGAACTCGCCGAGCAGCGCCAACAACATGGTGACGGTCGCCCAGCTGCTGCCGAGACGAGTCCTCCTGGCCCAAGCGAGACTGCCGCCAACACGCCCTCGGCCAGTCCTCCGGCTGCCTCCCCTGCTCCGGCTGCCTCACAGCCTGTCGCTGCATCAGCTGGTTCTAACGATAGCGAGGCAATCAGCGAACTTCGGGCGGAGATCGCCGCCCTCAAAGCGGAACTCGAGCGAGTCAAAAAAGACGTCGAAGATCTGTGGTCCAGCGTGACCTAA
- a CDS encoding helix-turn-helix domain-containing protein, with protein sequence MPRRSTPHRYRIEPSQIAEIHRLRASGRTKVDIQRITGISRTTIHKILNKSPDAQNDPSSEKDAINYFDGPVERCPRCGRKVHMPCMPCRVDSMMASGQVPPSEIQEKDRRQVAQDW encoded by the coding sequence ATGCCACGACGTTCAACACCACACCGTTATCGTATCGAGCCCTCTCAGATCGCGGAAATCCATCGCCTGCGAGCCTCTGGTCGCACGAAAGTCGATATCCAACGAATCACCGGCATCTCGCGAACGACGATCCACAAGATCCTTAATAAGTCGCCTGACGCCCAGAATGATCCGTCTTCGGAGAAAGATGCAATCAACTACTTCGACGGCCCTGTCGAGCGATGTCCGCGTTGTGGTCGTAAAGTCCATATGCCTTGCATGCCGTGTCGGGTCGACAGCATGATGGCTAGTGGCCAAGTTCCGCCGTCCGAGATCCAAGAGAAAGACCGCCGACAGGTTGCCCAAGATTGGTAG